From Methanosarcina lacustris Z-7289, one genomic window encodes:
- a CDS encoding vWA domain-containing protein — protein MTFNLPYGFDFLHSSELMLLIPLALLVLLGYWKKINKKHIFFHALVIFLLVLALAAPYSAEMSTPKTNQTGIIIISDESASMELLKKGVSEEISEKLGTRVPVTVTTVSGIHTSLGDAIIQQASPESYVLVVSDGQSNSGTPVEEALSYCYKNNFPVAALIPRTEKEDLSVEIDGDNEAVIDNEAFYKVNIRKATEEKMSYQVRITVDHQKVMEREITQTGRIESIEFNHTFETLGPHTVKATLHPASISVKNLDYFENNNQYMKSIYVTPKPEVLLVTNEPGSPLANTMKEVYDVRVAGSFNSLNGTDAVIIDNQAASTISDAETRSLRDYVTNGGGLVVVGGDSSFDYPAEKTYQNTEFEELLPVTSEPSNWRGGRNIVLMLDVSPSTLQSNGIGGRVLDDILSNAIVLLESELLKDARVDVITFGSKGQDITDGFIDVSKESNRLWLDAEIRKIMPSGDSTSLERGLMTAQTILKGQNKSAEAEIIIVSDGGIGSEGESDDRFERAIQCAKNLHESSGIGIHFIHIHAPKTTRQVTSKGQYYAALFMNKIGLSKNYNRIEPGERIKISFSENPEESEARDDEYSSGSIVVYDPKHFITRNISDINHDVLGYNEVTPKPEANRLVITRLGKPIITVWRLGLGRVAAITTDNGNGNGIPWAASLYSGNDSLIITRTLNWAVADPEMSEEIQLKVPDLKMNQPGRILITTGKEGTPELYFDKKPMEITSIGNNMYESYVTADTFGLHKISETPVDANLTEEVMYDTFGAQNVSWRPAAVNRPDEYTYVGENPLFRTAILENGGKIYTAGDVYSKILEDASTRTEKQILTKVFYTKNFLALAFLIYLLYTLHHTYNTRMK, from the coding sequence ATGACCTTTAATCTCCCTTATGGTTTTGATTTTTTACACAGTAGCGAATTGATGCTCCTGATTCCTCTGGCACTTCTTGTGCTTTTAGGGTACTGGAAAAAGATTAATAAAAAACATATTTTCTTCCATGCCCTTGTGATCTTCCTTCTGGTCCTGGCTCTTGCAGCCCCCTATTCTGCAGAAATGAGCACGCCAAAAACCAACCAGACCGGTATAATCATAATCTCCGATGAAAGCGCCAGCATGGAACTGCTGAAGAAAGGGGTCTCCGAGGAAATTTCAGAAAAACTCGGGACCAGAGTTCCTGTTACGGTCACAACGGTTTCAGGGATACATACCTCTCTTGGCGATGCTATTATTCAACAGGCTTCCCCGGAAAGCTATGTACTTGTGGTCTCGGACGGGCAGAGCAATTCCGGAACCCCGGTTGAGGAAGCCCTCTCTTATTGTTACAAAAATAATTTTCCTGTAGCAGCCCTTATCCCCAGGACTGAAAAAGAGGACCTCAGCGTGGAGATCGATGGGGATAATGAGGCTGTAATCGATAATGAAGCATTTTATAAAGTTAATATTCGAAAGGCAACCGAAGAAAAAATGAGCTACCAGGTAAGGATTACCGTAGACCATCAAAAGGTTATGGAGAGGGAAATTACCCAGACCGGAAGAATAGAAAGTATAGAGTTCAACCACACCTTTGAAACGCTTGGCCCTCATACCGTAAAAGCTACCCTGCACCCGGCAAGCATCAGCGTTAAAAACCTGGATTATTTTGAGAACAATAACCAGTACATGAAAAGTATATACGTAACTCCCAAGCCAGAGGTCTTACTTGTTACGAATGAGCCTGGCTCCCCTCTTGCAAATACGATGAAGGAGGTCTACGACGTAAGAGTAGCCGGGTCATTCAACTCTCTTAACGGCACGGACGCCGTTATAATTGACAACCAGGCTGCATCAACGATCTCGGATGCAGAAACCAGATCCCTCAGGGATTATGTCACTAACGGAGGTGGCCTGGTAGTGGTTGGAGGGGACTCTTCTTTTGATTACCCTGCAGAAAAGACATACCAGAATACTGAGTTTGAGGAACTCCTTCCTGTCACCTCAGAGCCTTCGAACTGGAGGGGAGGCAGAAACATTGTCCTGATGCTTGATGTTTCACCCAGTACACTGCAGAGCAATGGAATTGGAGGGAGGGTTCTTGACGATATTCTGTCAAATGCCATTGTACTTCTTGAAAGTGAGCTCCTTAAAGATGCAAGAGTCGATGTTATCACCTTCGGGAGCAAGGGACAGGACATCACAGACGGGTTTATAGATGTGTCAAAAGAGTCAAACAGGCTCTGGCTTGATGCTGAAATCCGCAAAATAATGCCCTCTGGAGACTCCACGTCCCTTGAAAGGGGGCTCATGACTGCACAAACGATTCTTAAAGGGCAGAACAAAAGTGCAGAGGCTGAAATTATAATAGTGTCTGATGGTGGAATCGGAAGCGAAGGTGAAAGTGATGACAGATTTGAGCGGGCAATCCAGTGTGCGAAAAATCTTCATGAAAGCAGTGGCATAGGAATCCATTTTATCCACATACACGCTCCGAAAACCACTCGCCAGGTCACTTCCAAGGGGCAGTACTATGCCGCGCTCTTCATGAACAAAATAGGCCTGTCCAAAAACTACAACAGGATAGAGCCCGGTGAGAGGATTAAAATAAGCTTCTCCGAAAACCCTGAGGAGTCCGAAGCCCGGGATGACGAATATTCAAGCGGGTCAATCGTTGTCTATGACCCGAAGCATTTCATTACCCGGAACATTTCCGACATAAACCACGATGTTTTAGGGTACAATGAGGTCACCCCGAAACCTGAAGCAAACCGACTGGTTATAACAAGGCTCGGCAAACCGATAATCACTGTCTGGAGGCTGGGGCTCGGGCGTGTTGCTGCGATTACAACTGACAATGGGAACGGAAACGGAATCCCCTGGGCGGCGTCCCTGTACTCAGGAAATGACAGCCTGATAATTACAAGGACTCTCAACTGGGCCGTTGCAGATCCCGAAATGTCTGAAGAGATCCAGCTAAAAGTGCCTGACCTTAAAATGAACCAGCCGGGCAGAATCCTGATCACGACCGGAAAAGAAGGAACTCCTGAGCTCTATTTCGACAAAAAGCCGATGGAAATTACCTCCATAGGAAACAATATGTACGAATCATACGTTACAGCCGATACCTTCGGCCTCCACAAAATCTCCGAAACCCCTGTTGATGCAAACCTGACCGAGGAGGTAATGTATGATACTTTTGGAGCTCAAAACGTATCCTGGAGGCCTGCTGCCGTAAACCGCCCGGATGAATATACGTATGTTGGCGAAAATCCTCTTTTCAGGACAGCAATTCTTGAAAATGGTGGGAAAATCTACACTGCAGGAGATGTCTACTCAAAGATATTGGAGGACGCTTCAACCAGGACAGAGAAACAAATCCTGACAAAGGTCTTTTATACAAAAAATTTCCTCGCCCTCGCGTTCCTGATATACCTGCTGTATACCCTGCACCATACGTATAATACACGCATGAAATGA